Proteins from a genomic interval of Rosa chinensis cultivar Old Blush chromosome 2, RchiOBHm-V2, whole genome shotgun sequence:
- the LOC112185661 gene encoding 7-deoxyloganetin glucosyltransferase produces MGSMEVPDKPHAVCIPFPYQGHIKPLLKFAKLLHHRGFRITFVNTEYNHRRFLKSLGPNTLDGLTDFHFETIPDGLPPSDSDSTQDITAICDSINKNFLAPFRDLLTRLNSSTFPVSCIVSDGFMSFSIDGAQELGLPIVLFFPVAANGFMGFKHYRALVEKGFTPIKDEKCLSNGYLDTVIDWIPGMKDIRLKDLPSFFRTTDPNDSPFILTGEATERAHKASAVVIHTFDALERDVLDALSFMLPHVYAIGPLQLLLNQIPEDPLKSMGYSLWKEDTECLPWLNAKAPNSVVYVNFGSVVVMTPEHLVEFGWGLANSKHPFLWVIRPDLVVGESAILPPEFVAETKERGIIVSWCPQEEVLNHPSVGGFLTHNGWNSTIESVTAGVPMLCWPFFAEQQTNCWYVCNGLGIGMEIDNNVNRDEVEKIVRELMEGQKGETMRNKANVLKKLAEEATDPQGSSYTNLDKVVNQVLLRKS; encoded by the exons ATGGGTTCCATGGAAGTACCTGATAAGCCTCATGCTGTATGTATCCCATTCCCATATCAAGGCCACATAAAGCCACTCCTCAAGTTTGCCAAGCTGTTGCACCACAGAGGTTTTCGTATCACCTTTGTGAATACAGAGTACAACCACAGACGCTTTCTCAAATCTTTAGGCCCCAACACACTAGATGGCTTGACAGACTTCCATTTTGAAACCATCCCAGATGGATTACCACCTTCCGATTCAGATTCCACCCAAGACATCACAGCTATCTGTGATTCCATTAACAAAAACTTCTTGGCTCCATTTCGTGACCTCCTCACCAGACTCAACAGTAGCACTTTTCCTGTGAGCTGCATTGTCTCAGATGGTTTCATGAGCTTCTCTATTGATGGTGCTCAAGAACTTGGATTACCTATTGTATTGTTCTTTCCTGTCGCTGCAAATGGCTTCATGGGCTTCAAACATTACCGTGCTCTTGTTGAAAAGGGATTTACACCAATAAAAG ATGAGAAATGTCTATCCAATGGCTACCTAGACACTGTCATTGACTGGATACCAGGAATGAAAGATATCCGCCTAAAGGATCTTCCCAGCTTTTTCCGAACTACAGATCCCAACGACAGTCCATTTATACTAACAGGTGAAGCAACTGAAAGAGCACATAAAGCTTCAGCAGTTGTAATTCATACTTTTGATGCGTTGGAGAGAGATGTTTTGGATGCTTTATCATTTATGCTTCCACATGTTTATGCCATTGGTCCTCTTCAGTTACTTCTTAACCAGATACCAGAAGACCCTTTAAAGTCTATGGGATACAGCCTATGGAAGGAAGACACAGAGTGCCTCCCATGGCTAAATGCTAAGGCGCCAAACTCTGTTGTTTATGTGAATTTTGGCAGCGTAGTGGTCATGACACCAGAACATCTTGTGGAGTTTGGTTGGGGACTTGCAAATAGCAAGCACCCTTTTCTATGGGTAATTAGGCCTGATCTGGTTGTTGGCGAATCAGCGATTTTGCCACCTGAGTTTGTAGCTGAGACCAAGGAGAGAGGTATAATAGTAAGTTGGTGCCCACAGGAGGAAGTCCTTAACCACCCATCAGTTGGCGGGTTTTTAACACACAATGGGTGGAATTCGACCATTGAGAGTGTCACTGCAGGAGTTCCTATGCTGTGTTGGCCATTCTTTGCAGAGCAGCAAACCAATTGTTGGTATGTTTGTAATGGATTGGGCATTGGCATGGAGATTGATAACAATGTCAATAGGGATGAAGTCGAGAAGATTGTGAGGGAGTTAATGGAGGGACAGAAGGGTGAGACCATGAGGAACAAGGCTAATGTGTTGAAGAAATTAGCAGAAGAGGCCACTGATCCACAAGGCTCCTCATACACAAACTTGGAcaaagtggtaaatcaagtACTTCTACGAAAAAGCTAG